A genome region from Sphingobium sp. WTD-1 includes the following:
- a CDS encoding glycoside hydrolase family 28 protein encodes MEGPFDRRFLLKGAAGISMLAALPAFGRALPQTMVPQGMVNVRDFGAKGDGSHIDSPAIDRAIAFAAERGGGTVYVPPGSYASYTIHLKSNITLWLDRGATLLAAAVPLTGLPNGGYDAAEPQDPAIAPYQDYGHNHWRNSLIHGEGLHDIAICGDGLIWGKGLSRGHPDTDRPAAELPGVGNKAIALKNCRNVALRDFSILEGGHFALLATGVDNLLIDNLTVDTNRDGFDIDCCRNVRVSNCTLNTPYDDAIVPKSSYALGYPRATENVTITNCHVSGSYVVGTLLDGTFRPLARNRDTWLLGRIKCGTESNGGFKNITISNCVFDQCWGLALETVDGAVMEDVTISNIAMRGCHSPALFLRLGRRMRGPAGAAVGSMRRVLIDNITCQSGSMLPSIIAGVAGHPVEDVQISNIFIDQPGGGDAAMAAIDPPAKEEDYPDPDRFGPLPASGFFIRHARNVDLSHVDVRTWAADARPAFWLKHVEGFDGSYLKMPGGADAFRLEHVTGFRSSAIRDLPDRRIDTVGMVRF; translated from the coding sequence ATGGAAGGACCGTTCGATCGCCGTTTCCTGCTGAAAGGTGCCGCCGGCATATCCATGCTGGCGGCACTGCCCGCCTTTGGCCGCGCCCTGCCTCAGACCATGGTGCCGCAGGGCATGGTCAATGTCCGCGATTTCGGCGCGAAGGGCGATGGCAGCCATATCGACAGCCCGGCGATCGACCGGGCGATCGCCTTTGCTGCGGAGCGCGGCGGCGGGACGGTCTATGTCCCGCCCGGCAGCTATGCCAGCTATACCATTCACCTGAAGAGCAACATCACCCTGTGGCTCGACAGGGGCGCGACCCTGCTGGCCGCGGCCGTGCCGCTGACTGGCCTTCCCAATGGCGGCTATGATGCGGCCGAGCCGCAGGATCCAGCGATCGCGCCCTATCAGGATTATGGCCATAATCACTGGCGCAACAGCCTGATCCATGGCGAGGGGCTGCATGATATCGCGATCTGCGGCGACGGGCTGATCTGGGGCAAGGGGCTGAGCCGGGGGCATCCCGACACGGATCGGCCGGCCGCCGAACTGCCCGGCGTCGGTAACAAGGCGATCGCGCTCAAAAACTGCCGGAATGTCGCGCTGCGGGACTTTTCCATTCTGGAGGGCGGGCATTTCGCGCTGCTCGCCACCGGGGTCGACAATCTGCTGATCGACAACCTCACCGTCGACACCAACCGCGACGGCTTCGACATCGACTGCTGCCGCAATGTGCGGGTGAGCAACTGCACGCTCAATACTCCCTATGACGACGCGATCGTGCCCAAGTCCAGCTATGCGCTGGGCTATCCCCGCGCGACCGAGAATGTGACCATCACCAATTGCCATGTCAGCGGCTCCTATGTCGTCGGCACGCTGCTGGACGGGACGTTCCGGCCATTGGCGCGCAATCGTGACACCTGGCTGCTGGGCCGGATCAAGTGCGGCACCGAAAGCAATGGCGGGTTCAAGAATATCACGATCAGCAATTGCGTGTTCGACCAATGCTGGGGGCTGGCGCTGGAGACGGTGGACGGCGCGGTGATGGAGGATGTGACGATCAGCAATATCGCCATGCGCGGCTGTCACAGCCCGGCCCTGTTCCTGCGGCTGGGCCGGCGGATGCGCGGGCCGGCCGGCGCGGCGGTGGGATCGATGCGGCGGGTGCTGATCGACAATATCACCTGCCAGAGCGGGTCGATGCTGCCGTCGATCATCGCGGGTGTGGCCGGCCATCCGGTCGAGGACGTCCAGATCAGCAATATCTTCATCGACCAGCCGGGCGGTGGCGACGCGGCGATGGCGGCGATCGATCCACCGGCGAAGGAAGAGGATTATCCCGATCCCGACCGGTTCGGGCCCTTGCCGGCAAGCGGCTTCTTCATCCGTCATGCCCGCAACGTGGACCTGAGCCATGTCGACGTGCGAACATGGGCGGCGGATGCGCGACCGGCCTTCTGGCTGAAACATGTCGAGGGGTTTGACGGGTCCTATCTGAAGATGCCCGGCGGCGCGGATGCCTTCCGGCTGGAGCATGTGACCGGCTTTCGCAGCAGCGCGATCCGCGACTTGCCCGACCGGCGGATCGACACGGTCGGCATGGTGCGTTTCTGA